Proteins found in one Acidobacteriota bacterium genomic segment:
- a CDS encoding ABC transporter permease, giving the protein MAGALRVLIRRLAASPGFTIVSLLTLAVGVGANVAIFTVVNAVLLRPLPLPDSERLVMLEHAAPALTQLDQLPISDALYVHYEEESRTLESVAMIEGASASFTGAGNPERVGGARVTASFFDVARTQPRFGRAFTVDDERGDARWVAILSDDLWRRRFGGDPNVIGQVVDIDGDRVEIVGVMPPGFVVPSQPDAELWRPLRINRAALQLGSFGAQGIGRMAAGVSLSQVQAELETLLSNLPEVFPDQPAAAFLENAGFRPLVRPAREFVVGDIGATLWILLGAVGFLLLIACANVANLFLVRSEARAGELAIRAALGETRGRLTRSLLFESLALGVGGGLLALPLAWAAVRLVVRFGPRNLPRLEEVSIDGVVLLFGLAVSVAAGLLLGLLPAIRAAAVSAAAARMTEGARAVAGGRQRQLLRRGLVVTQIALALSLLIGSGLAVRSYQRVAAVDPGFNPVDVLNFGVALPAREYETPASRLNFHRAVVDRLAALPGVTAAAAASALPFGGTAEATGHSIEGRPTDENDIPNVFLYKQVSPGFFGAMGIDVLEGREFEALDAGRDAPIVIVSRSLAESYWPGESAIGKGIRPGGRPNVEEGEAWSRIVGVVEDVYEQGLHEDPPEMTYYPWISPIGNREPVSAAMRFVVRAPDASGLAGAVREAVGAIDPNLPLSDVETLETLIARSQQERVFVMVLLITAAALALLLGAVGLYGVIAYLVAQRRRELAIRLAIGAPASEVSRLVVTEAAWMAAAGVAVGIAAAVALTRRMQALLYETSPVDPVVFVGVSAVLMAICLLASWLPARRGARIDPMGALRVE; this is encoded by the coding sequence ATGGCCGGGGCGCTCCGCGTTCTCATCCGCCGCCTCGCCGCTTCGCCCGGGTTCACCATCGTCTCGCTCCTGACCCTCGCGGTGGGCGTCGGGGCGAACGTCGCCATCTTCACGGTCGTCAACGCGGTGCTCCTCCGCCCGCTGCCGCTTCCCGATTCGGAACGCCTCGTGATGCTGGAGCACGCCGCTCCGGCCCTCACGCAGCTTGACCAACTCCCCATCTCCGACGCCCTCTACGTGCATTACGAGGAGGAGAGCCGGACCCTCGAGAGCGTCGCCATGATCGAGGGGGCATCGGCCAGCTTCACCGGCGCGGGAAACCCGGAACGGGTGGGGGGCGCGCGCGTTACCGCGTCGTTCTTCGACGTCGCGCGCACCCAGCCGCGGTTCGGCCGGGCCTTTACGGTCGACGACGAGCGTGGCGATGCGCGGTGGGTCGCGATCCTGAGCGACGACCTCTGGCGGCGGCGGTTCGGCGGCGACCCGAACGTGATCGGCCAGGTGGTCGACATCGACGGCGACCGTGTCGAAATCGTCGGCGTCATGCCTCCCGGATTCGTCGTGCCGTCGCAGCCCGACGCGGAGCTGTGGCGGCCGCTCCGCATCAACCGGGCCGCGCTTCAGTTGGGCTCGTTCGGCGCGCAGGGCATCGGACGGATGGCGGCGGGCGTATCCCTCTCGCAGGTGCAGGCGGAGCTCGAAACGCTGCTGTCGAATCTGCCTGAGGTGTTTCCGGATCAGCCGGCGGCGGCGTTTCTGGAGAACGCCGGCTTCCGGCCGCTGGTGCGCCCGGCCCGCGAGTTCGTCGTGGGCGACATCGGCGCGACCCTCTGGATCCTGCTGGGCGCGGTCGGATTCCTGCTGCTGATCGCCTGCGCGAACGTCGCGAACCTCTTTCTCGTCCGCTCGGAGGCGCGGGCGGGAGAGCTGGCGATCCGCGCCGCGTTGGGAGAGACGCGCGGCCGCCTCACGAGGTCGCTGCTGTTCGAGAGCCTGGCCCTCGGGGTTGGGGGCGGACTTCTGGCCCTGCCCCTCGCGTGGGCCGCCGTCCGTCTGGTAGTCCGCTTCGGGCCCCGGAACCTGCCGCGCCTGGAGGAAGTGTCGATAGACGGTGTCGTCCTGCTCTTCGGCCTCGCGGTGTCGGTGGCGGCGGGCCTCCTGCTCGGCCTGCTGCCGGCAATCCGCGCGGCTGCCGTGTCGGCGGCGGCGGCCCGGATGACGGAAGGAGCGCGCGCGGTCGCCGGAGGACGCCAGCGCCAGCTCCTGCGGCGGGGGCTGGTGGTGACGCAGATCGCCCTCGCCTTGTCGCTGCTCATCGGGTCCGGTCTCGCCGTCCGGTCGTACCAGCGGGTCGCCGCGGTCGATCCCGGATTCAATCCGGTCGACGTCCTGAACTTCGGTGTTGCGCTTCCGGCGCGCGAGTACGAGACGCCGGCGTCGCGCCTCAACTTCCACCGCGCGGTCGTCGACCGCCTCGCCGCGCTGCCGGGGGTAACCGCAGCCGCAGCCGCTTCCGCGCTGCCCTTCGGGGGAACGGCGGAGGCCACCGGCCACAGCATCGAGGGGCGACCGACCGATGAGAACGACATCCCGAACGTCTTCCTGTACAAGCAGGTTTCCCCCGGCTTCTTCGGCGCCATGGGGATCGACGTGCTCGAGGGACGCGAGTTCGAAGCCCTTGACGCGGGTCGGGACGCGCCCATCGTGATCGTCTCGCGCTCGCTGGCGGAGTCCTATTGGCCCGGCGAGAGCGCCATCGGCAAGGGGATCCGGCCGGGTGGCCGGCCGAACGTCGAGGAGGGCGAAGCCTGGTCGCGCATCGTCGGCGTGGTGGAAGACGTCTACGAGCAGGGTCTGCACGAGGACCCGCCGGAGATGACCTACTACCCGTGGATCAGCCCGATCGGCAACCGCGAGCCGGTATCGGCGGCGATGCGCTTTGTCGTGCGCGCGCCCGACGCCTCCGGTCTCGCCGGAGCCGTCCGTGAAGCGGTCGGCGCCATCGATCCGAACCTGCCGCTTTCTGACGTCGAGACTCTGGAGACCCTGATCGCCCGTTCGCAGCAGGAGCGGGTATTCGTCATGGTGCTCCTGATCACCGCCGCCGCGCTTGCGCTCCTGCTGGGCGCGGTCGGCCTCTACGGCGTCATCGCCTACCTGGTCGCGCAGCGGCGGCGCGAGCTCGCCATCCGTCTGGCCATCGGCGCGCCGGCGTCCGAGGTCAGCCGGCTTGTGGTCACGGAAGCAGCGTGGATGGCGGCGGCGGGGGTCGCCGTCGGCATTGCCGCCGCCGTCGCTCTCACGCGCCGAATGCAGGCCCTCCTTTATGAAACGAGTCCCGTCGATCCCGTCGTATTCGTCGGCGTGTCGGCGGTCCTGATGGCGATCTGTCTCCTGGCAAGCTGGCTCCCGGCGCGGCGCGGCGCCCGGATCGACCCGATGGGCGCTCTCCGCGTCGAGTAG
- a CDS encoding enoyl-CoA hydratase/isomerase family protein, producing the protein MFTTEQRDKVTVLRMRHGKVNAFDTDFTRGLSAELARLQQSDDAAAVVLTGAGSIFSAGVDLRVLMEGGRDYIRTFLPLLGDAFFRAYTFPKPLIAAVNGHAIAGGCILACACDYRVMADGGGRVGTPELSVGVPFPAMALEILRLSVPAHRLQAVVYGGLTCTPAEALANGFVDEVTPAEACVDRAVEFAARLAALPPVSFTLTKRLIRGPGRDRAVAGLRSIEEEVLEAWLSPRVLAAVQAYVDRTLRK; encoded by the coding sequence ATGTTCACGACCGAACAACGTGACAAGGTCACCGTGCTCCGCATGCGCCACGGCAAGGTCAACGCCTTCGATACCGACTTCACCCGGGGGCTGAGCGCGGAGTTGGCCCGGTTGCAACAGTCGGATGACGCCGCGGCCGTCGTGCTGACCGGCGCCGGCTCGATCTTCTCCGCCGGTGTCGACCTGCGCGTTCTAATGGAGGGAGGGCGCGACTACATCCGGACGTTCCTGCCGCTCCTCGGCGACGCCTTCTTCCGGGCCTACACGTTCCCGAAGCCGCTCATTGCCGCCGTCAACGGCCACGCCATTGCCGGCGGTTGCATTCTGGCGTGCGCTTGCGATTACCGCGTCATGGCGGACGGCGGGGGCCGGGTCGGCACGCCGGAACTCTCCGTCGGCGTTCCGTTTCCTGCCATGGCCCTCGAGATCCTTCGCCTCTCGGTCCCCGCGCATCGTCTGCAGGCGGTGGTCTACGGGGGCCTTACCTGCACGCCGGCCGAGGCGCTCGCGAACGGCTTCGTCGACGAAGTAACGCCGGCCGAGGCGTGCGTCGACCGCGCCGTGGAATTCGCCGCCCGCCTCGCCGCGCTGCCGCCCGTCTCGTTCACGCTGACCAAGCGGCTCATTCGCGGCCCGGGCCGCGACCGCGCGGTTGCCGGCCTGCGATCCATCGAAGAGGAAGTGCTCGAAGCCTGGCTGTCCCCCCGGGTTCTTGCGGCGGTTCAGGCGTACGTCGACCGCACGCTCCGCAAGTAG
- a CDS encoding S9 family peptidase — MAKIASPPRAPRRPHRHELHGDVRADDYYWLRDREDPEVLDYLKAENDWTDAALAHTARLQEALFEEIKGRIKQTDMSVPYRDGAYRYHVRYEDGREYEMYGRVRLDDPAAPDPTEPHAAEPAAGPPPGEQLLLDVNRVAEGHEFCSVGALQVSPDDRLLAYAVDTVGRRQYAIRVRDLETGDDLTDIIPDVTANFAWAADSRTFLYTRHDPTTLRPFQVLRHRLGDDPADDRLVFDETDETFACGVWRSRSRRYLLIGSFQTITTEYRLIDALDPDAEPVVFLARERGHEYEIDHYRGRFTIRTNAGAVNFRLMEADETRTAREAWRELIPHRDDVFLEGFELFRDHLVLAERRDGLTQLSVHPWSGAAPHTIAFGEAAYEVSADTNRDPETATLRFHYSSMATPSSIYDYDMATRERTLLKREDVLGDFDPERYETLRILATAEDGARIPISLVRRRGAAAAGPAPLLLYGYGSYGISMDPAFRSPRLSLLDRGMTYAIAHIRGGQEMGRPWYDAGKLMRKKNTFTDFIACAEHLVAEGHADPERLYAMGGSAGGLLMGAVINLRPDLFCGVVAQVPFVDVVTTMLDESIPLTTGEYDEWGNPNDPAAYAYIRSYSPYDNMDSVAWPHLLVMTGLHDSQVQYWEPAKWVARRRATAPADGRRLLLRTNTDAGHGGASGRYRQYREVALQYAFLLDLAGAAD; from the coding sequence ATGGCGAAGATCGCGTCACCACCCCGCGCCCCTCGGAGACCCCACCGCCACGAGCTACATGGCGACGTGCGGGCGGACGACTACTACTGGCTGCGCGACCGGGAGGACCCGGAGGTGCTCGACTACCTGAAGGCGGAGAACGACTGGACGGATGCCGCGCTGGCGCACACGGCGCGTCTTCAGGAGGCGCTGTTCGAAGAGATCAAGGGGCGGATCAAGCAGACCGACATGTCGGTGCCGTACCGCGACGGCGCCTACCGCTATCACGTCCGCTACGAGGATGGGCGCGAGTACGAGATGTACGGGCGGGTTCGGCTCGACGACCCGGCGGCGCCGGACCCGACGGAGCCGCACGCCGCGGAACCGGCCGCGGGCCCGCCGCCGGGCGAGCAGCTCCTCCTCGACGTCAACCGGGTGGCCGAGGGCCACGAGTTCTGCTCGGTCGGCGCACTGCAGGTGAGTCCGGACGATCGGCTGCTCGCCTACGCCGTCGATACCGTGGGCCGCCGCCAGTACGCCATCCGCGTGCGCGACCTCGAGACCGGCGACGACCTGACCGACATCATCCCGGACGTCACCGCCAACTTCGCGTGGGCGGCAGACAGCCGGACGTTTCTCTACACACGGCACGATCCGACGACCCTTCGCCCGTTCCAGGTGCTACGCCACCGCCTCGGGGACGACCCGGCCGACGACCGGCTCGTCTTCGACGAGACCGACGAGACGTTCGCGTGCGGCGTCTGGCGCAGCCGGTCGCGCCGGTACCTCCTGATCGGTTCGTTCCAGACGATCACGACGGAGTACCGGCTGATCGACGCGCTGGATCCGGACGCCGAGCCGGTGGTGTTCCTGGCGCGCGAGCGGGGGCACGAATACGAGATCGATCACTATCGCGGGCGGTTCACCATCCGGACGAACGCCGGCGCGGTCAACTTCCGCCTTATGGAGGCGGATGAGACGCGCACCGCGCGCGAAGCCTGGCGCGAGTTGATCCCGCACCGCGACGACGTCTTCCTCGAGGGCTTCGAGCTGTTCCGCGACCACCTGGTGCTGGCCGAGCGCCGCGACGGCCTGACGCAGCTCTCGGTCCACCCCTGGAGCGGCGCCGCGCCGCACACGATCGCGTTCGGCGAGGCGGCGTACGAGGTGTCGGCCGACACCAACCGGGACCCGGAAACCGCGACCCTCCGGTTTCACTACAGCTCGATGGCGACGCCATCGTCGATTTACGACTACGACATGGCGACGCGCGAACGGACCCTCCTGAAGCGGGAGGACGTGCTCGGCGATTTCGATCCGGAGCGCTACGAGACGCTCCGCATCCTGGCGACGGCGGAGGATGGAGCGCGCATACCGATCTCGCTCGTCCGCCGGCGCGGCGCGGCCGCCGCCGGCCCCGCCCCGCTGCTCCTTTACGGCTACGGCTCGTACGGCATCAGCATGGACCCCGCGTTCCGGTCGCCACGACTCAGCCTGCTCGATCGCGGCATGACCTACGCCATCGCGCACATCCGCGGCGGCCAGGAAATGGGCCGCCCGTGGTACGACGCGGGCAAGCTGATGCGGAAGAAGAACACGTTCACCGACTTCATTGCCTGCGCCGAGCACCTGGTGGCGGAAGGACATGCCGACCCCGAGCGCCTCTACGCGATGGGAGGCAGCGCCGGCGGCCTCCTGATGGGCGCCGTCATCAACCTGCGGCCCGACCTCTTCTGCGGCGTCGTCGCGCAGGTCCCGTTCGTCGACGTCGTCACGACGATGCTCGACGAGAGCATCCCGCTGACGACGGGCGAGTACGACGAATGGGGCAACCCCAACGACCCCGCGGCCTATGCGTACATTCGCTCGTACTCGCCCTACGACAACATGGACTCCGTCGCCTGGCCGCATCTTCTCGTGATGACCGGCCTGCACGACTCCCAGGTGCAATACTGGGAACCTGCCAAGTGGGTTGCCCGCCGCCGGGCCACGGCGCCGGCGGACGGGCGGCGGCTCCTCCTGCGGACCAACACGGACGCCGGCCACGGCGGCGCCTCGGGCCGCTACCGGCAATACCGCGAGGTCGCTCTCCAGTACGCCTTTCTGCTCGATCTCGCCGGGGCAGCCGACTGA